Proteins from a genomic interval of Chionomys nivalis chromosome 7, mChiNiv1.1, whole genome shotgun sequence:
- the Nxph3 gene encoding neurexophilin-3: MQLTRCCFVFLVQGSLYLVICGQDDGPPGSEDSEHDDHEGQPRPRVPRKRGHISPKSRPLANSTLLGLLAPPGEVWGVLGQSPNRPKQSPLPSTKVKKIFGWGDFYSNIKTVALNLLVTGKIVDHGNGTFSVHFRHNATGQGNISISLVPPSKAVEFHQEQQIFIEAKASKIFNCRMEWEKVDRGRRTSLCTHDPAKICSRDHAQSSATWSCSQPFKVVCVYIAFYSTDYRLVQKVCPDYNYHSDTPYYPSG, translated from the exons ATGCAACTGACCCGCTGCTGCTTCGTGTTCCTAGTGCAGGGCAGCCTCTATCTG GTCATCTGTGGCCAAGATGATGGCCCCCCTGGCTCAGAGGACTCTGAGCATGACGACCATGAAGGCCAGCCTCGGCCCAGGGTGCCTCGGAAGCGAGGTCACATCTCACCTAAGTCCCGCCCCTTGGCCAACTCTACACTTCTAGGGCTGCTGGCCCCACCTGGGGAGGTTTGGGGTGTCCTCGGGCAGTCCCCCAACCGCCCCAAGCAAAGCCCCCTACCCTCGACCaaggtaaaaaaaatatttggatgGGGTGATTTCTACTCCAACATCAAGACAGTGGCCCTGAACCTGCTGGTCACGGGGAAGATTGTGGACCACGGCAACGGGACCTTCAGCGTCCACTTCCGTCACAACGCCACAGGCCAGGGTAACATCTCCATCAGCCTTGTGCCCCCCAGTAAAGCTGTAGAGTTCCACCAGGAACAGCAAATCTTCATCGAAGCCAAGGCCTCCAAAATCTTCAACTGCCGGATGGAGTGGGAGAAAGTAGACCGGGGCCGCCGGACCTCGCTCTGTACCCACGACCCAGCCAAGATCTGTTCCCGAGATCATGCTCAGAGCTCGGCCACCTGGAGCTGCTCCCAGCCCTTTAAAGTTGTCTGTGTCTACATTGCTTTCTACAGCACGGACTATCGGCTGGTGCAGAAGGTGTGCCCAGATTACAACTACCACAGTGATACCCCCTATTACCCATCTGGGTGA